One Bacillus sp. (in: firmicutes) DNA window includes the following coding sequences:
- a CDS encoding MaoC family dehydratase N-terminal domain-containing protein produces MKAATTKTLYTFDYTIERGKIREFAQAIGDPNPIYHDIERAKEEGFKDIPIPPTFPTVMEMWGGLDFDGLIRLLQLDPLRVLHGEQSYEYLQDVCANETLHATLHLKQTIDKPTMKIFVLETTYKNEQGETVLIGTSTVLERKGGDKRD; encoded by the coding sequence GTGAAGGCAGCGACAACCAAAACGTTATATACCTTTGATTATACAATCGAACGTGGAAAAATTCGGGAATTTGCTCAAGCAATTGGGGATCCAAATCCAATTTACCACGATATCGAACGAGCAAAAGAAGAAGGATTCAAAGATATCCCCATCCCTCCGACATTTCCGACGGTCATGGAAATGTGGGGAGGCTTGGATTTTGATGGACTTATTCGTTTGCTTCAATTAGACCCATTACGTGTCCTCCATGGTGAACAAAGTTACGAATATCTTCAAGATGTTTGTGCGAATGAAACGTTACATGCAACCCTCCACTTAAAACAAACCATTGACAAACCGACGATGAAAATTTTTGTGTTGGAAACGACGTATAAAAACGAACAAGGAGAAACGGTTTTAATCGGTACGTCAACGGTTTTAGAACGAAAAGGAGGCGATAAACGTGACTGA